In the genome of Neofelis nebulosa isolate mNeoNeb1 chromosome 6, mNeoNeb1.pri, whole genome shotgun sequence, one region contains:
- the KHDC3L gene encoding KH domain-containing protein 3 produces MATPKRFPTLVQLEQREGTLFEVLGNLTKRPYWFHSEYLKSPKAVHLEAWLVEAIFGRGGEHIPHVECVSQTLLHVNHWDPEGEAEILIFGRPYYQEDVSKMIMNLADYHRQLRAQSSEKAPAQDVGTQRSPDAVPGTGTQSSPKSVREAATQRSDDAAPQVASQSSPKSVQEAATQRSPHAAREVATQSSPKAVREAATQQDPNAVREAETQQDPNAAQEVATQSSPKAVREAATQQDPSAVREAATQQDPGAVREAATQRSPGAVREAATQQDPGAVREAATQRSPGAVREAATQQDPGTVREAATQRSPGAVREAATQQDPSAVREAATQRSPGAVREAATQRSPGAVREAATQRSPGAVRETATQLSPGAVREAATQQDPGAVREAATQRSPGALLEAATQRSPGAVREAATQDPGAVREAATQQDPGAVGEAATQRSLDAT; encoded by the exons ATGGCCACTCCTAAGCGGTTTCCGACGCTCGTACAGCTGGAACAGAGAGAAGGGACGCTATTCGAGGTGCTCGGTAACCTCACCAAGCGACCCTATTGGTTCCACTCCGAGTACCTGAAGAGTCCGAAGGCTGTTCACCTCGAGGCGTGGCTGGTGGAGGCGATCTTCG GTCGGGGAGGAGAGCACATACCACACGTCGAGTGTGTGTCACAAACCCTGCTTCACGTTAATCATTGGGACCCCGAGGGCGAGGCTGAGATCTTGATATTTGGTCGGCCCTATTACCAGGAAGATGTATCCAAGATGATCATGAATTTGGCTGACTATCATCGCCAACTCCGGGCACAAA GCTCAGAGAAGGCCCCTGCCCAGGATGTAGGGACGCAGCGGTCCCCCGACGCTGTCCCGGGGACGGGGACCCAGAGCTCTCCAAAGTCTGTCCGGGAGGCGGCGACCCAGCGGTCCGACGACGCAGCTCCGCAGGTGGCGAGCCAGAGCTCTCCGAAGTCTGTTCAGGAGGCGGCGACCCAGAGATCCCCCCACGCTGCCCGAGAGGTGGCGACCCAGAGCTCTCCGAAGGCTGTCCGGGAGGCGGCGACCCAGCAGGACCCCAATGCTGTCCGGGAAGCGGAGACCCAGCAGGACCCCAATGCTGCCCAGGAGGTGGCAACCCAGAGCTCTCCGAAGGCTGTCCGAGAGGCGGCGACCCAGCAGGACCCCAGCGCTGTCCGGGAGGCGGCGACCCAGCAGGACCCTGGCGCTGTCCGCGAGGCGGCGACCCAGCGTTCCCCCGGCGCTGTCCGGGAGGCGGCGACCCAGCAGGACCCCGGCGCTGTCCGGGAGGCGGCGACCCAGCGTTCCCCCGGCGCTGTCCGGGAGGCGGCGACCCAGCAGGACCCCGGCACTGTCCGGGAGGCGGCGACCCAGCGTTCCCCCGGCGCTGTCCGGGAGGCGGCGACCCAGCAGGACCCCAGCGCTGTCCGGGAGGCGGCGACCCAGCGTTCCCCCGGCGCTGTCCGCGAGGCGGCGACCCAGCGTTCCCCCGGCGCTGTCCGCGAGGCGGCGACCCAGCGTTCCCCCGGCGCTGTCCGGGAGACGGCGACCCAGCTTTCCCCCGGCGCTGTCCGCGAGGCGGCGACCCAGCAGGACCCCGGCGCTGTCCGGGAGGCGGCGACCCAGCGTTCCCCCGGTGCTCTCCTGGAGGCGGCGACCCAGCGTTCCCCCGGCGCTGTCCGGGAGGCGGCGACCCAGGACCCCGGCGCTGTCCGCGAGGCGGCGACCCAGCAGGACCCCGGCGCGGTAGGCGAGGCGGCAACCCAGCGCTCCCTGGATGCTACCTAG
- the OOEP gene encoding oocyte-expressed protein homolog yields MADDAGAAEAQGNQCTPAQSLGRLLKLPLPPPRIRTRPWWFPVQELRDPLVFYLEAWLADSIFGPDRAIIPEIEWMSQVLLTVDIVNSGDLVEITIFGRPRVQNRVKSVLLSLANWHRKHRARAEKMNQLEEFLKTHASGPQTPEHPIV; encoded by the exons ATGGCAGACGATGCAGGTGCTGCTGAGGCCCAGGGGAACCAATGCACGCCTGCCCAGTCCCTGGGCAGGCTGCTGAAGTTACCACTTCCACCACCTCGGATTCGCACCCGGCCATGGTGGTTTCCTGTGCAGGAACTGAGAGACCCACTGGTGTTTTACCTGGAGGCATGGCTGGCTGACTCGATCTTTG GCCCAGACAGAGCCATCATTCCAGAAATAGAGTGGATGAGCCAAGTCCTGCTGACGGTGGACATAGTTAACTCTGGGGACTTAGTTGAAATCACCATCTTCGGACGGCCCCGTGTACAGAATCGGGTGAAGAGCGTGCTCCTGAGCCTGGCAAACTGGCACCGGAAACATCGTGCCCGAG CTGAGAAGATGAATCAACTTGAGGAGTTCTTGAAGACCCATGCATCAGGTCCCCAGACTCCTGAACATCCTATTGTGTAA